The Flavobacterium commune genome contains the following window.
AAGTCAGTCAAGTCAAAATTAGTAATACGTTAATTTGCTGTTATTTCAATTGGTTTAGGGGGAGTTTTCCGTGTATTTTCAATATTTTTGCAATACATTAGAGTGAAAGAGAATATGATAAAAGAAAATATAAAAGTAATCATTAGTGATTTAGACGGAACATTATTAAACAGTGACCACCGAATTTCAGATTACACCAAAGAGGTTTTTAGAGAATTATACAATCAGAATTATTTAATTATTGTTGCTACAGGTCGTCATCATTTAGACGCCATGCCTATAATTGAAACTTTAGGTTTCCCTATTTATTTAGTAACTTCTAACGGAGCCCGAATTCATGCACCAAATAAAGAATTGCTTTTTGCCACTAACATGGAAAGTGAGGCTGTGAAATCGGTTTTGGAAATGGATATTCCTGCCGAATTTACTACCGTTCTTTTTAAAGAAAATGTTTGGCAAACCAATAAACACAATGATAAATTATTAGAATTTCAAACAGAACTGAATTATGTTCCTGAATTGGTAAACTATAAAGAAGTAACCGATTTTGACGTAATTAAAATATTTTTTACTCACGAAAGTCATGGGAAATTAATTGAGTTAAGAGAAATGATTCTGGAGAAACATCCTGATATTTTTAGTCATGCTTTTAGTTTGCCGCATTGTTTGGAATTTATGGATAAATCAGTTGATAAAAGTGTGGCAATTGCCCGTATTTTAGAAATGGAAAACTATCAATTTCATCAGTCAGTTTCTTTTGGAGATGGTTATAATGACGAAAGAATGCTAACCTCTACAGCTAAAGGTTTATTGATGGGTAATGCTCCTGATAGTTTGAAAAATAAATTGTCTCACCTTGAAGTAATTTTAAAAAATCATGAAGATGGTGTTGCTAATTATTTGGCTGATAAAATTTTGAATAATGTGAGTTTGGAAGCTAAATAAGAAAAATTTAACCACAGATTAGCACAGGTTTTTTCTTTGTTAACTTAGTGAAACCTTGATGCTTTGCGGTTAAAAAATAATAAATACCGATTTTTATCATTTTTCAAATCTTTAAAATCCTTTTAATCTGTGGCATTTTTTAAAGGAATAGGGGTGTTTCCTTGTTTTTCTGTCTAAAATAATCCTAAATTTGCATTCTTATAAAATCAACGAAATACGTATCTAAATGAGTAATACAATCACTACTACTAATTTTAATTTTCCAGGGCAAAAATCAGTTTACAGAGGGAAAGTAAGAGAAGTTTATAATATTAATGACGAATTATTAGTAATGGTGGCAACCGACAGGCTTTCGGCTTTTGATGTTGTTTTACCAAAAGGAATTCCGTATAAAGGACAAATCCTAAACCAAATTGCTACTAAATTCATGGAGTTGACTCAGGATATTGTTCCAAACTGGTTGATTGCTACTCCGGATCCAAGTGTTGCTGTAGGTCATTTATGTGAGCCTTTCAAGGTAGAAATGGTTATTAGAGGTTATTTATCAGGTCATGCTTCACGCGAATATGCTGCTGGAAAAAGGCAAATTTGTGGAGTAGCGATGGCCGAAGGTCTAAAAGAAAATGATAAATTTCCGGAGCCAATTATCACACCAACTACAAAAGCCGATAATGGAGAACACGATGCTGATATTTCCAGAGAAGACATTCTTTCTAAAGGAATCGTAAGTGAAGAAGATTATTTGGTTTTAGAGAAATATACCAGAGCTTTGTTTCAAAGAGGAACTGAAATTGCTGCCAGCCGCGGATTGATTTTAGTGGATACCAAATATGAATTTGGAAAAACAAAAGACGGACAAATTGTGTTGATTGACGAAATCCATACTCCGGATTCTTCCCGTTATTTTTATGCCGAAGGTTATCAGGAAAGACAAGACAACGGACAAGAGCAAAAACAATTATCGAAAGAATTTGTACGTCGTTGGTTAATTGAAAATGGTTTCCAAGGACAAGAAGGACAACAAATTCCTGAAATGACGGATGCTTATATCGAAACGGTTTCGGACAGATATATTGAATTATATGAAAATATCATTGGAGAAAAATTTGTAAAAGCTGATATTTCGAACATCAATGAAAGAATCGAAAAGAATGTTTTGGCTTATTTATCAGGCCAAAAATAATTTCGAAAAGAATTAAAAATCAAAAGTCGCAATTTCAAAAATAGAAAATTGCGACTTTTTTTATGAATTGTTAGAAACGGTATTATTTAAAATAAGAGAAAGTTTCATTGTTCTCTATTTTAAGTATCGTTTCATAAATCAATTTGATTACGTTTTCAACATCTTCTTTATGTACCATTTCGACTGTGGTGTGCATGTAACGCAACGGAAGAGAAATCAAAGCCGAAGCCACTCCGCCATTACTGTAGGCAAAAGCATCAGTATCGGTTCCTGTAACGCGTGAAGAAGCCAGACGTTGAAAAGGAATTTCTTTTTCTTCGGCAGTAGTAATAATTAAGTCTCTCAAATTGTTTTGTACAGCCGGAGCATAAGTAATAACCGGCCCTTTACCAATTTTTGTTTCGCCTTCGATTTTCTTATCAATCATTGGAGTAGTAGAATCGTGGCACACATCAGTAATAATGGCAACATTTGGTTTTATGGTTTGTGTAATCATTTCGGCACCACGCAAACCTACTTCTTCCTGAACGGCATTGGTAATATACAATCCAAAAGGTAATTTTACTTTGTTTTCATGCAAAAGTCGGGCAACTTCAGCAATCATAAAACCACCCATGCGATTATCGATAGCTCGACAAACTAATTTGTTTTCGTTTAAAACTATAAATTCGTCGGGATAAGTAATCACACACCCCACATGAACACCTAGTTTTTCAACCTGTTCTTTAGTTTCGCAACCTAAATCAATAAAGATATTGCTGATTTTTGGGTTTTCTTCCTTGTCTCTGTTTCGGGTGTGTATAGCTGGCCAACCGAAAACACCTTTTACAATACCATTTTTAGTATGAATGTTTACACGTTTTGAAGGTGCAATTTGGTGATCAGAACCTCCGTTTCTAATTACGTATATCAAACCGTCTTCGGTAATATAATTTACATACCAGGAAATTTCATCGGCGTGACCTTCAATTACAACTTTAAAAGGAGCGTCCGGGTTGATGATTCCTACAGCTGTTCCGTAGGTGTCGGTCATAAAAGTATCAACATACGGCTTAAGATATTCCATCCATATCTTTTGTCCACTGCTTTCGTAACCTGTTGGCGAAGCATTATTAAGGTAGCTTTCTAAAAAAGCCATTGAATCATTGTTCAGTATTGATTTTGTACTCATAAAAATATTTTTTCGCTAAAATATAAATTTGCTATTACAGTTGCATAGATATTGTATAATTTTACATCAAAATATTGTCTTTATGAAATCTGTTTATTTTTTAATATTCTTTTTATTTGTATCATTTTATGGTTTTAGTCAGGGAGTAGTACCTTATGACCCCAATGCCATGGGATATGTGCTGACCGAAAAAGACAGTGTATTAAGTGATACAATAAGACTGCCTGAGATTATTATTTCAAATGAAAAACTCGATCCTGAAGCTAAAAAGCAATACCTCATTTTGCAAAGTCGTGTTTACAGAACCTATCCTTATGCTAAATTAGCTGCTGATAGACTGGTGAATTTGAATAAAGGGATGGATCGTCTTACATCTGAAAGAGAAAAGAAAAGGTATTTTAAAATAGTTGAAGACTATCTTACTAATGAGTTTGAAGCTAGGCTTAAAAAATTGTCTCGTAGTCAGGGACGAATTTTAGTAAAGCTAATCCATCGCCAGACAGGAACAACGACTTATGAATTGATTAAGAAATTGAAAAGTGGCTGGAAAGCTTTCTGGTCTAATACAGCAGCGAGTATGTTTGATATCAATTTGAAATCTGAATATGCACCTTTTGAATCTAACGAGGATTATTTAATAGAAAATATTCTCAAAGAAGCCTTTGAAACCGGTCGATTACCAAATCAGCCGGCAGCAACTCCTGTAGATGTGGATAAGTTAAATGAGTATTGGGAATCTAAATTGTCTGCTAAACCTTAAAAACCTAATCATACCTTATATAAGAAGCTTACACTATATTTATATTACAGTGTAAGCTTTTTTATTTTGAAGCTATTTCCCGCTATCCGTTTCAATCTTTAGTGCCGTCCCGAGGCTTCGGGACCGGCACTAAAGGATTTTCACTACTATCGGGGCTAGTAAATCGTGCTAGAAATAGCGAGATGTACTAATATATTAAGTATAGTTTGTTAGAAAAGCCTTTGCGGGCTTTGTGTTTTCTTGGTGTTCTTTGTGTTTAAAATAGCGTTAACAATTCTAAAACCTTACAAAACTCAAAAAAGCTAAAAAATAAAAACCACGTTTTCAGAGTGTTAAAAAATACTTTCAAAATAGTTTCGAAAAGTTATTGTCAAAACGAATAAAGGTTCTACTTTTGCACCCGCAACAGCGCAGACGTTCATTAAAATACTGGCAAACATTAAATCTAAATTAGAGATTTATTTCTAAAAAAAAGGTTTAAAAAAGTTTGTGAGATTTAAAAACAGATGTTACATTTGCACCCCGCAAAAGCGACAAGTTATTTGAAAAGCTGGTAAGGAATTGAGAAGAAAAGAAGAGTAAGATTTTCTAAAAAAAACTTTAAAAATTTCTTGCGAGATTAAAAAGAAGTTGTACTTTTGCACCCGCTTCGAGAGACATGCTACGGTGTGAAAAACGAAGAGAAAAAATAAGAAGAACACGTTCCTAGACATATTGAATTGACAGCCGTCCCGATTAATCGGGACAAAAGAATAAGAGTAATAGAATCGAGAGATTAGAATAAAACCACTAGAACTTCAGTCAAATAATAAATAGTCCGCCACGGCGGACAAACAATATACGATGAAGAGTTTGATCCTGGCTCAGGATGAACGCTAGCGGCAGGCTTAACACATGCAAGTCGAGGGGTATAGTTTTTCGGAACTAGAGACCGGCGCACGGGTGCGTAACGCGTATGCAATCTACCTTTCACAGAGGGATAGCCCAGAGAAATTTGGATTAATACCTCATAGTATAGCAGTTTCGCATGAAACCACTATTAAAGTCACAACGGTGAAAGATGAGCATGCGTCCCATTAGCTTGTTGGTAAGGTAACGGCTTACCAAGGCTACGATGGGTAGGGGTCCTGAGAGGGAGATCCCCCACACTGGTACTGAGACACGGACCAGACTCCTACGGGAGGCAGCAGTGAGGAATATTGGTCAATGGACGCAAGTCTGAACCAGCCATGCCGCGTGCAGGATGACGGTCCTATGGATTGTAAACTGCTTTTGTACAGGAAGAAACACTCCTTCGTGAAGGAACTTGACGGTACTGTAAGAATAAGGATCGGCTAACTCCGTGCCAGCAGCCGCGGTAATACGGAGGATCCAAGCGTTATCCGGAATCATTGGGTTTAAAGGGTCCGTAGGCGGTTTAGTAAGTCAGTGGTGAAAGCCCATCGCTCAACGGTGGAACGGCCATTGATACTGCTAGACTTGAATTACTAGGAAGTAACTAGAATATGTAGTGTAGCGGTGAAATGCTTAGAGATTACATGGAATACCAATTGCGAAGGCAGGTTACTACTAGTTTATTGACGCTGATGGACGAAAGCGTGGGTAGCGAACAGGATTAGATACCCTGGTAGTCCACGCCGTAAACGATGGATACTAGCTGTTGGGAGCAATTTCAGTGGCTAAGCGAAAGTGATAAGTATCCCACCTGGGGAGTACGGGCGCAAGCCTGAAACTCAAAGGAATTGACGGGGGCCCGCACAAGCGGTGGAGCATGTGGTTTAATTCGATGATACGCGAGGAACCTTACCAAGGCTTAAATGTAGATTGACCGGTTTGGAAACAGACTTTTCGCAAGACAATTTACAAGGTGCTGCATGGTTGTCGTCAGCTCGTGCCGTGAGGTGTCAGGTTAAGTCCTATAACGAGCGCAACCCCTGTTGTTAGTTGCCATCGAGTCATGTCGGGAACTCTAACGAGACTGCCAGTGCAAACTGTGAGGAAGGTGGGGATGACGTCAAATCATCACGGCCCTTACGCCTTGGGCTACACACGTGCTACAATGGCCGGTACAGAGAGCAGCCACTGGGTGACCAGGAGCGAATCTACAAAGCCGGTCACAGTTCGGATCGGAGTCTGCAACTCGACTCCGTGAAGCTGGAATCGCTAGTAATCGGATATCAGCCATGATCCGGTGAATACGTTCCCGGGCCTTGTACACACCGCCCGTCAAGCCATGGAAGCTGGGGGTGCCTGAAGTCGGTGACCGCAAGGAGCTGCCTAGGGTAAAACTGGTAACTAGGGCTAAGTCGTAACAAGGTAGCCGTACCGGAAGGTGCGGCTGGAACACCTCCTTTCTAGAGCCTTAGTGTTAGCTATATGCACGCTAAGGAAAAAGACGAAAAGAACTATTGGTCATTAATATTGACATTTTATTACTCTTGCTGTTAATTTAAAAAAAAAGAATAAGAATTTAAGTAAAAAACAGAGTCTCGTAGCTCAGCTGGTTAGAGTACTACACTGATAATGTAGGGGTCGGCAGTTCGAGTCTGCCCGGGACTACTTTTTAAGACAAAAACTTAAAAAGACTGTAAAAAACTTAAAAGGAAATTTTAGAAGTTGAGTTGCACTATTAGTGACGAACCGTATAGGACTGTTAACTAAAAACTGTTAACTGTACACTAAAACCGGGGGATTAGCTCAGCTGGCTAGAGCGCCTGCCTTGCACGCAGGAGGTCAACGGTTCGACTCCGTTATTCTCCACAAAAAAGTACAAAGATATAAGTACAAAGTATCAAGACAATGTCTTAATACTTAATACAAAAATCTTAATACTTATTAAAGTTCATTGACATATTGAGATAAAAAATATTAAAAAGTAGAAAGCGTTTTCTATTATTTATAATAGGAAACAAACAAAACGGTCTTGTTTTAATTAACAAGATTGGTACAATAAGCAAAATAAGGGCGTATGGGGGATGCCTAGGCTCTCAGAGGCGATGAAAGGCGTGATAAGCTGCGAAAAGCTACGGGGATCTGCACACAAGATTTGATCCGTAGATACCTGAATGGGGCAACCCACTATGTTGAAGACATAGTACACCGATAGGTGGGCAAACCCGCTGAACTGAAACATCTAAGTAGGCGGAGGAGAAGAAAACAAAAGTGATTCCGTAAGTAGTGGCGAGCGAACGCGGATTAGCCCAAACCAATGTTGTTACGGCAATGTTGGGGTTGTAGGACCACGAGATTTTATGCATGAAGAATTAGAATCTACTGGAAAGTAGAGCCAAAGAGAGTGATAGCCTCGTATAAGTAATGATTGTAATAGATAGTGGTATCCTGAGTAGGGCGGGGCACGTGAAACCCTGTCTGAATTTGGCGGGACCATCCGCTAAGGCTAAATACTCCTGAGAGACCGATAGTGAACCAGTACTGTGAAGGAAAGGTGAAAAGAACCGTGAATAACGGAGTGAAATAGATCCTGAAACCATACGCTTACAAGCGGTCGGAGCCCTTTTGTGGGGTGACGGCGTGCCTTTTGCATAATGAGCCTACGAGTTAACGTTGCTGGCAAGGATAAGTACTTCAGGTATGGATCCGTAGCGAAAGCGAGTCTGAATAGGGCGCTTTAGTCAGTAGTGTTAGACGCGAAACCGTGTGATCTACCCATGGGCAGGTTGAAGCTGTGGTAACACACAGTGGAGGACCGAACCGGTTGACGTTGAAAAGTCTTCGGATGACCTGTGGGTAGGGGTGAAAGGCCAATCAAACTCGGAAATAGCTCGTACTCCCCGAAATGCATTTAGGTGCAGCGCTAGATATAAGTTATATAGAGGTAGAGCTACTGATTGGATGCGGGGGCTTCACCGCCTACCAATTCCTGACAAACTCCGAATGCTATATAATGTTCTCTAGCAGTGAGGGCTTGGGTGCTAAGGTCCAAGTCCGAGAGGGAAAGAACCCAGACCATCAGCTAAGGTCCCCAAATATATGTTAAGTTGAAAGAACGCGGTTTGTCTGCCCAGACAGCTAGGATGTTGGCTTGGAAGCAGCCATTCATTTAAAGAGTGCGTAACAGCTCACTAGTCGAGCGGACGAGCATGGATAATAATCGGGCATAAACATATTACCGAAGCTATGGATTTTGCGTAAGCAAAGTGGTAGGGGAGCATTCCAGCAGGGTTGAAGGTGTATCGTAAGGTATGCTGGACTGGCTGGAAAAGAAAATGTAGGCATAAGTAACGATAATGCGGGCGAGAAACCCGCACACCGAAAGACTAAGGTTTCCACAGCTATGCTAATCAGCTGTGGGTTAGTCGGGACCTAAGGCGAACCCGAAAGGGACAGTCGATGGACCACGGGTTAATATTCCCGTACTACTGTTAACTGTGATGGGGTGACGGAGTGATGAAAGCGCCGCGAACTGACGGAATAGTTCGTTAAAGTACCTAGCTATATTCTCTATAGGCAAATCCGTAGAGAATGGTGAAATACGATAGTACACGGAGACTTCGGTTGAAGTGATAGTGCGCCTAAGGGCTTCCAAGAAAAACCTCTAAACTTCAGGTTAATAGTACCCGTACCGCAAACCGA
Protein-coding sequences here:
- a CDS encoding HAD family hydrolase, translating into MIKENIKVIISDLDGTLLNSDHRISDYTKEVFRELYNQNYLIIVATGRHHLDAMPIIETLGFPIYLVTSNGARIHAPNKELLFATNMESEAVKSVLEMDIPAEFTTVLFKENVWQTNKHNDKLLEFQTELNYVPELVNYKEVTDFDVIKIFFTHESHGKLIELREMILEKHPDIFSHAFSLPHCLEFMDKSVDKSVAIARILEMENYQFHQSVSFGDGYNDERMLTSTAKGLLMGNAPDSLKNKLSHLEVILKNHEDGVANYLADKILNNVSLEAK
- a CDS encoding M42 family metallopeptidase, with protein sequence MSTKSILNNDSMAFLESYLNNASPTGYESSGQKIWMEYLKPYVDTFMTDTYGTAVGIINPDAPFKVVIEGHADEISWYVNYITEDGLIYVIRNGGSDHQIAPSKRVNIHTKNGIVKGVFGWPAIHTRNRDKEENPKISNIFIDLGCETKEQVEKLGVHVGCVITYPDEFIVLNENKLVCRAIDNRMGGFMIAEVARLLHENKVKLPFGLYITNAVQEEVGLRGAEMITQTIKPNVAIITDVCHDSTTPMIDKKIEGETKIGKGPVITYAPAVQNNLRDLIITTAEEKEIPFQRLASSRVTGTDTDAFAYSNGGVASALISLPLRYMHTTVEMVHKEDVENVIKLIYETILKIENNETFSYFK
- a CDS encoding phosphoribosylaminoimidazolesuccinocarboxamide synthase, with the protein product MSNTITTTNFNFPGQKSVYRGKVREVYNINDELLVMVATDRLSAFDVVLPKGIPYKGQILNQIATKFMELTQDIVPNWLIATPDPSVAVGHLCEPFKVEMVIRGYLSGHASREYAAGKRQICGVAMAEGLKENDKFPEPIITPTTKADNGEHDADISREDILSKGIVSEEDYLVLEKYTRALFQRGTEIAASRGLILVDTKYEFGKTKDGQIVLIDEIHTPDSSRYFYAEGYQERQDNGQEQKQLSKEFVRRWLIENGFQGQEGQQIPEMTDAYIETVSDRYIELYENIIGEKFVKADISNINERIEKNVLAYLSGQK
- a CDS encoding DUF4294 domain-containing protein; translated protein: MKSVYFLIFFLFVSFYGFSQGVVPYDPNAMGYVLTEKDSVLSDTIRLPEIIISNEKLDPEAKKQYLILQSRVYRTYPYAKLAADRLVNLNKGMDRLTSEREKKRYFKIVEDYLTNEFEARLKKLSRSQGRILVKLIHRQTGTTTYELIKKLKSGWKAFWSNTAASMFDINLKSEYAPFESNEDYLIENILKEAFETGRLPNQPAATPVDVDKLNEYWESKLSAKP